GCGCGGCCAGGCGCGTGTTGACGGGCACCGCTGCCGCGCCGGCGTAAGCACACGCGAGGTAGGCGTCGAACGGGGTGAGGCTGTTGCCGGCCATCACCACGACGCGGTCGCCCGCGGTCACGCCGCGGTCGATCAGCGCGGTCGCCAGACCACCCACCCGGGCGCGGAGCTGGCGGTAGGTGACGGCCGGACCATCGACGATGACGACCGCCGGCTCGTCCGCGTACAGCCGGGCGTCGCGGTCGAGCAGGTCCCCGATGCGCATCGGCGCTACTGATCGAGACGCAGGGTGATGTCGTCGGGGACCTCGACCTCGAACGCCAGCATCAACGACGCGTAGGCCTTGCCGTGGGTGTCGAGCGCCAGCGAGCGCGACACCCCCCCGCCGAGGGCCTCGGTCAGGACGAAGTTGAGCGCCGAGATCCCGGAGAACTCGTAGCGCGTGACGTCGCCGCGCACCAGCGGACCGAAGTGCTCGCGCACCCGGTCGACGGTGAGCTGCTCCTTGAGCAGGTCGAGGTGCTGGGGTTCGTAGGGCACCACGCCGACGTTGGACGTGTTGCCCTTGTCGCCCGAGCGGACGAACGCGATCTCGCGCAGCTGCACGGTGCGCATGGATCAGCCCTCCAGGATGTCGACGGTGACGGAAACGTCCTCGCGCGGGACCAGCGCCGAGTACATCGCCAGGACCGGCTTGACGGTCTTGCGGACCCCTCCGCCCGCGGCCGACCCGAAGTAGACGAACTCGACCTCCTGCGCCACGGCCGCCGCCGCTTCCTCGGTGTTGCAGCGAGCCGCCAACCGCAGTCGGACCTCCCACGGCTCGGGTGCGTCCGCGGGGGTCGCGTCCCCGTGCACCGAGTTGAGCCCGATGTAGTCGATCCGCAGCTCCTCGGTGACGACGCCGTCGTGGGCGAGGCGCTTGGTGACGGTGTCCGCGGCGAGCTGGGCTCGGCTGAGCGCTCCTGGCCCGGCGAAGCTGACCTCACCCTCGCCGGTGAAGCCCTCGCGGACGCCCACGAGCACCTTGAGCGTGTCGGGGCGGGCGCGGCCACGAGCGCCCTGGACGAAGACGTGGTCGTGCGACTTCTGCTCCAGGGTGACCTCGCGCATGTCGACGGTGAGGTCTGGCGTCAGGTAGGTGGACGGATCGTGGATCTCGTAGACCAGCTGCGCCTTGCAGTTCTCGACGTCCACCGCTCCTCCCGTCCCGGGCAGCTTCCAGATGGTGGAGGTGCCATCGGGGTAGACGTCGGCGATGGGCAGCCCGAGGTTCCACAGGTCGGGGACCATCCGGTAGGGCGGGTCGGCGAAGTTGCCGCCGCTTCCGTGGGTCCCGCACTCGAGGAGGTGGCCAGCGACCTGGCCGCCGGCGAGCAGATCCCAGTCGTCGAGCGGCCACTCGAACTCGAACGCGGCCGGTGCCAGGAACAGCGACGGGTCCGCGATGCGCCCCCCGACGATCACGTTCGCGCCTCGACGCAACGACTCGATGATCGGGTCGATGCCGATGTACGCGTTGGCGCTGACGAGGCCGTAGTCCATCTCCGAGGGACGCTTGCCGTTGGAGAGCCGAAGGTCGCGCTCGAGCACGTACTCGAGGACGTCGTCGCCGGTGATGGCGGCCACCTTCGTGTCCGGGTGGCCGAGTTCGGCCAGGAGCTCCTTGGTGCGCCGGGCACCGGCCGCGGGGTTGGCGGCCCCCATGTTGGCGATGAAGGTGATGCCGCGCTCGACCGCGGGTGCCGTCAGCTCGCGCACGAGGCGGTCGAGGCGGATGTCGTAGCCCTTGTCGGGATCTTCCAGCCGTCGCAGCTGTGCATGCACCAGCGTGCGCTCGGCCAGGCAGTCGAGGGCGAGGTAGTCGAGCTCACCCTGCTCGACCAGATCGACTGCCGGCTCGATGCGATCCTCCGCGTAGGCGGATCCACAGCCGATCCGCACCCGTCCCTCGCTCATGACCGCCTCCTTCGGGGCCCGTCCGGCGTGCCCGACCCAACTCCGCTATCTAGGCGATTCATAGTAATTGATTCTGCGACGGCGTCAACCCCGCACCTCAGGCGCCGCCGAGCCAACCGGTCGCCGTGAGGCCGCCGTCCACCGGGAACACCCCGCCGGTGATCCACGAGGCATCGTCGCTGAGCAGGAACAGTGCCACCTGGGCCACATCGACGGGTCGGCCCAGGCGGCCGAGGGCCAGCCGCGAGGCGGCGAGCTCGAGGCGCGCCGTGATCTCGTCCTCGCTCGCCGTGCCCCGTGCGTACAAGCGCTCCACCAGCGGGGTCCGCACGGTCGCGGGGCAGATGGCGTTCACGCGCACGCCGTGACGTCCCAGATCGACCGCCATCTGCCGGGTCAACGCGACGACGCCGCCCTTGGCGGCGGAGTAGGCCGCGGTGTCGGGAGTGCCCACGATGCCGGAGACGCTCGCGGTGAACAGGATCGCTCCGGCCCCCCGGTCGAGCATCGTCGGAAGAACAGCACGCGCCGTCAGCCATGCCCCGGTGAGGTTGACCGCCAGGACGCGGTTCCAGCGCTCGAACTCGACGTCGGCGGCCGACCCCGGCCCGGGGATACCGGCGTTGGCATGTACCGCGTCGAGCCGACCGTAGGCCTGCAGCGTCAGGCCGACCATGCGCTGGGTGGCAGCCTCGGAGCTGACGTCCACCTCGACCGCGATCGCGTCGCCGCCACCCTCGGTGGCCACTGCCTCCGCCGTGCTCTCCGCGGCCGCGACGTCGATGTCGGCACACGCGACGCGCGCGCCCTCCCGACCGAACAGGACCGCGACCGCACGGCCGATGCCCGAGCCCGCTCCGGTGACGAGCGCGACCTTGTCGGTCAGACGGTTCACGGCTCCTCCTCGTCGTCGGGACCGTGGGTCCGGAGTTCCTCGATCACGACCGCCACCATCTGCTCCAGGGTCCTCGGCGTGAGGTCGAAGTCGGAGTCCGCCGCGGTGGCGTCCACCTCGGGCAGCGAGGGCCGCGTCCCGCCGGTGAACCGGATGTCCGCGTCGGGGACGACCGCGCGTGCGGCATCGGCGAGATCGGCCAGCGACGTGTAACGGCCCCCAGCGTGGTAGAAGGGTCGCCCCGTCGGACGCAGCACCGCACCTACGAGCATCGCGGCGACCTCACGCACGTGGCGCAGCGGCAGCGACCACCTCGGCTCCGCCGGCACGATCGCCGGCTCGCCACGCGCGACGCACGTCAACAGGTGCAGGTGCGGCGCGGCGTCGGGGGCCAGGCCCCTCCGTCCCACCCCGAGCGTCCCGGCGATGGCGACGACCGTCGCGTCGAGCCCGCGGTTGCGGCGGGCGAGGTCGATGTGGAACTCCGCGGCGAGCTTGTGCGCCCCGTAGAGGTTGCGCGGCGCAGGGTGGTCGCCACCCGTGTGCGGCAACCCCCACCCCGCCTGGCGCGTGATGGACGACGCGAACACCAGGCGCGCCACGTCCTCGACGTGACACGCCTCGAGGACGTTGCTGGTCCCCATCACGTTGACCGCGGCGGCGCGGTGCGGGTCGGCGTCGGTGCGGACCCCGATCAGCGCAGCCAGGTGGATGACCCGCCGGATGCGGTTGGAGGCCACGGCGTACCGGATCGCGGCGAGGTCACGGACATCACCCTCGACGTGCACGGCACCGGCGTCGGCCGGTGCGACCGGGTCGAACACGACCGCGGTGTGGCCCCGGTGCCGCAGCTCGGAGACGACCGCCCGGCCGATGAGCCCGGAACCGCCCGTGACCAGGACCGCCTCGCCGCCGCCGGAGCTCACCTCGGCTCGAGCCCGAACGCGCGCAGGACGTGGGGGACCATCCCGCCCCACCACCCGACGGTGAAGGCGAGGTCGAGCGCGCCCTCGCGCCCCCACGCCGTCGCCGCTGCCGCCCACTCCTCGTCGCCCCACCGCTCGCCGGCGTGGAGCCGCCGGCACAGCCTCAAGGCCAGCCGCTGCTCGTCGTCGAAGGGCGCGTCGGCATCGTCGACCGTCCCGGCGCGCAGAGCCATCAGCTGCTCCTGCGACAGACCGGCCGCGCGAGCGGCCTCGTGGTGGGTCGCCCACTCGTAGGCGGAGCCCTCCTCCACGCCGAGCCACAGGATCACGAGTTCGCGGACCGCCGCGGGCAGGTGACCGCGGTGGATGAGAGCGTTCGCCAGCAGCACGAAGGGTCGGAACGCGTCGGGAGCGTTGGCCACCAGCCGCAGGACCGTCAGGTCCTGGTCACTGGACTCCAGTTTGCCGAGGACGCGGCTGACCTCGCCGTCCGTGTCCGCCGACGAGCGCAACGGCAGGTCGCCCGACCAGGTCCAGTCTCCGTCGATCGACACGACCGCCTCCTCGCTCACGGCCCATACGCGCCCGTACTTGACGCCTCGGCTATTCTAGGCTAACCATTAGCATAGTCTCTCTGCGGGAGGGTGCCGGATGGCATCGATCACGGTTCGCAACCCCGTGGCGCTCACGGCCACGCCCAACGATCCCCCAGCCAAGCGGCCGCCGTCGCTGGACGGCCTGACGCTCGGTCTGTGGTGGAACGAGAAGCCGGGCGGCGAGGTCGCGCTCGAGCACGCCGGGGCGCGGTTCGCCGAGCGGTTCGACGTGGCGCTGCACGAGCGCTACCAGAACTTCCCGGCGCCGACCGAGAACATCGACGAGGCGGCCCTGAAGGCCGACGTGGTGATCGGCGCCACCGGCGATTGAGGGTCCTGCACCTCTTGGCTGATCCACGACCTGATCGAGATCGAACGTCGTGGAACGCCAGCTGCGGCGGTCGTCGCAGCCGAGTTCGAAGAAGACGCCAAGGCCAGCGCCATCGCCTTCGGCATGCGGGACCTCCCCATCATCGTGGTGCCACGGTGCCTGACCAACCTCGGCCACGACACCGTCCGTACCTACGTGGACGACGCTCTGGACGAGTTGATCTCTGCCCTGTCCCGTGACAGCGAAGCACGCGCCGCCGGCGTGCTGATCGAGCCCGACCCCGAGGAGGCGAACCTGACCTACAGCGGAGGTGACCTGCTGGAGGCAGCGCAGGCGTTCCAGGACGACTACCTCGACCGTGGATGGGGGGACGGGTTCCCGCTGATCCCGCCGACGGACGAGAAGGTCGAGGCGATGTTCGCGGCGACGCCGCTCGCGCGTGACCACGTCGTGGCCGCACTGCAACCTGGCCTGGGCGCGGCGACCGTGGAGAAGCTCGCGGTCAACGCGGTGATGGCCGGGTGCAGGCCCGAGCACCTGCCCGTGCTCATCGCCGCGGTCGAGGCGATGAGCGATCCGGTGTTCAACCTGCGCGACGTCGCGATGTCGACCGGCCCTCACGCCCCGCTGATCGTCATCAACGGACCGATCGCCCGCGAGCTCGGCGTCAACTCCGGGCGGGGAGCACTCGGTCCCGGCCGCCAGTCGCGCGTGAACACGGTCATCGGTCGCGCGCTTCGCCTGATCCTGATGAACGTCGGCAAGTGCTACCTCGAGATCCTCGACCTCGACACGATCGGGTCACCGAAGAAGTACGGCATGTGCCTGGCCGAGAACGAGGCCGCCAGCCCGTGGGTTCCGCTGCACGTGGAGCGTGGGTTCGACGGGGACGACAACATCGTCACGGTCTTCAGCGTCGAGTCCGAGATCGAGGTCTACGACTTCTACAACTACCACGCCGAACCGCTGCTGCGCACCTTCGCGGGAACGGCCACCAGCTCGGGCGCCTGCTCGGTGCAGCTGTCGTTCCACAACCGCCCCGAGATGCACAACTTGATCCTGCTCGCCCCCGAGCACGCCGAGGTGTTCGCGAACGACGGCTGGGACAAGGAGCGCATCCGCCAGGAGCTGTTCACCACGGCCCGGCGGGAGTGGAGCTGGATCGGGGCGGCGCAGGATCCCCAGAGCGTGCGCAAGGAGTGGAAGTGGGTCGTCGACCAGCCGGACCAGCTCGTGCCCGTCACACGTGACCCACGCTTCTTCCACGTCTGCGTCGTGGGTGGTGCCGCGGGCAAGAGCCAGTACCTCACCGGCTTGGGTGCGCCGGCGAGCCGACCGATCCTCACCCCTTGATGCTCGACCCGACCATGACCCATCCAGGAGACGACCGATGACCGAGGCTCAGGTCCGCACCGCCGTCGACGCCATCGCGATGTCCGTGCGTGCGGACGGTGGCGACCTGCAGCTGCTCGGCTACGACGACGAGCGCAAGGTCGCCCGCGTTGGCTACGACCTCGACAGCTCGTGCGACGTGTGCGTGCTCACGCCCGACCAACTCGGCCAGCTCTTGGGCACGGCGCTCGAGCGGCAAGCGCCCGAGGTCACCCTTGAACTCAGCCAGCTCGAGACGTGACTCCGACCCCGCCACCGCGTGACCAGGTGGCCCTCGTCACGGGTGGCTCGCGGGGCATCGGTCGCGGCGCGGCGGAACGCTTGGCCGAGAACCACGCGACGGTCGTGATCTCGTACCGGCAGGACGAGGCGGCCGCCCGCGATGTCGTCCGATTGGTGCAGTGGCACGGCGCTGCCGGGGACGCCATCACGGTCGACCTCGCCGAGCCCGCGGCAGGCGTGGCGTTGGTCGAAGCGGTGCTCGAGCGGCACGGTCGCATCGACTCGGTCGTCAACAACGCGGGCATCGCCGAGCGTCACTCCCTGACGGAGCTCTCCGAGGACGTCTGGCACCGGACGCTCGCGATCAACCTCTCGGCGCCCTTCGCCATCCTGCGCCGGGCGGCGCTCGCCATGATCGAGGGCGACGGCGGCTCCATAGTCAACGTCGGATCCCCGGCGTCGCTCAACGGTGGTGTCACCGGGGCGCACTACGCCGCATCCAAGGCCGGCCTGATCGGCATGACCGTCTCCAGCGCCAAGGAGTTGGCACCTCACGGTGTGCGGGTGAACCTCATCGAGCCCGCGTTCGTCGACACCGACCTCGTCCGCGGTTTCGTCGCCGACGATCCTGGCCTGACGCTCGTACCACCGCTCGGCCGCCGTGGCGATCCCGCAGAGGTCGGCGCACTCATCGCCTTCCTCTGCTCCCCCGCCGCGAGCTACGTCACGGGCGCCAGGATCGCCGTGACGGGCGGGGCGTGACGTCGCCGCAAGAGTCCCCGCGCGCGCAACCGACGCCATGACAGAAACACGCATCCACGCGCGTTGTCGTCATCGCCAACGCGACCAACGTCCCTCGGCCTGACGGAAACGCGCATCGACGCGCGTTCTCGTCATCGGCGCACTTCCGCGGAAGCGTTTCGCACCATCTTCATCCGGCTGGCTCGGCGCAGGAACCACGGTTGCCGCGCGGGGCGAGTGCCGGCCCACGCCCCGCCCGCGACGACCGTCAAGCGGGTGACTGGTCACCCGCGTTGGCTGAAGGGGCGGCCGAGGAACTCCGACGCGATCCGCAGACGCTGGATGGTCGGCGTGCCGCCGCCGATGGCCCAACCGTGCGCGTCGCGATGCATCCGCTCGACCTCGTACTCGGGGTGGTAGCCGTACCCGCCGTGCAGCTGCATCGCGCTGTCCGAGACGCGCTTGGCCATCTCGTTGGCGAAGCACTTGGCGATGGAGGCCTCGAGTCGATCGGGAGCGCCCCGCCCGGCGCGTCCAGCGGCACGCCAGATGAGGAGCCGCGTCGCCTCGACCTGCAGGACCATGTCGGCGAGCTCGGTCTGGACGGTCTGGAACTCGATGAGCTCCTTGCCGAACTGCATCCGCTGCTGGACGTACGCGGCGGTGCGGTCGAGGCAGGCTTGACCGATGGCGAGGCTCATGGTGGCGTTGCCGAGCCGTTCGACCGAGAACGCCGTGAACAGGTCGCGGAAGCCGCCGGGTCCGACGACGAGGTTGTCGAGGGGGACGCGCGCCCCGTCGAAGTGCATGTCGGCGGAGGGGATCCCGTGGAAGCCGTGCAGGACCTCCTGGGGGCCGAACGTCAGCCCGGGGGTGTCGCGGTCGACGACGAGCGCCCCGATCCCTCGTGACCCCGGCTCATCCGTCAGGCGTACGTACACCAGGTACTGCTCGGCGTGCCCAGCACCTGAACACCAGCGCTTCGTCCCGTCGACGATCCAGCTGTCGCCGTCGCGTCGCGCCTGGGTCTGCAGGTCGGTGGCCGCGGACCCGGCGTCGGGTTCGGAGATGGACACCGCCATCGTCACCTCGCCGGCAGCGATGGGCGGCAGCAGGCGCGCCTTCTGCTCGTCGGTGCCGAACAGGTCGATGACGCGCGCCGGTCCGGTGTTGGACTCGAAGACCGTGAACGCCGCGATCTGGTTGCGCTTGGCCAGCTCCTCGATCACGAGCAGCGCGTCGAGAAGGCCCTGCCCGCTACCGCCGTGCTCCTCGGGCAGGCAGATGCCGAGGAACCCCAGTTCCGCGAGCCGGCCTCGCTCAGCGTCCGGCAGCGGAGTCGCAGCAGCGTCCCACTCGATCGCGAGGGGGGCATAGACGTCGACAGCGACCTTGGCTGCGGTGGCGCGGAACGCCTCCTGGGTCTCGGTGAGGGCGAACTGGATCACGTCATCCTCCGGTCGCTGGCTCGAACCAGAACGGCACGCCACCGTTTCCCTCTTCGGCGAGTCGGAGCGTGACCGGCAGCGGGACGACGTCCTCCTCCGATAGCCCCCGTACGTGCCCGAACACCTGCACCCCGCCGAGCTCGACCAGTCCCACGTCGTACGGAGGCGGCAGCCCCTCGACCGGCACCCACACGCGTGCCCACGTCTTGAGCGTTCCCGCCGGTGGGAGGTCGTACGCGTCGATCTCGTCGCTCCCGCACCGGGGACACACGGCACGACGCGGCCAGGTCGCCATGCCACAGCCAGCGCACCGACCACCCACTAACACGCCGGCCTCGGGGTCGATCCGGGGCCGCGCCCCGAAGTCGTCCGCGTGGAGTGCCCGTTCGAGGCTCACGCGTCGAGCCGCTCGAACACGTGCACGTTGCAGGCGGCGGAGTCGCCCTCGACCCAGCCCCCGCTGTTCTGGGCGAGCCCCACCCGCGCGTCGGCAACCTGGCGAGGGCCTGCCTCGCCTCGCAGCTGCCACACGATCTCGGCGACCTGTGCGAGTCCGGTCGCCCCGACGGGGTGACCGCGGGATGACAGCCCGCCACTGGGGTTGACGACGTGGCGTCCGCCGAGCTTGGTCACGCCCGTCCGCAGGAGCTTGGCCGCCTCGCCGTAGCCGCACAGGCCGAGGTGCTCGTAGTAGAACAGCTCGCCGGGAGCCATCGCGTCGTGGACCTCGAGCACGTCGAGGTCGTCGGGACCGAACCCGCTCTCCTCGTACGCGGCGGTGGCGCACTCGACCGCGGAGACGACCACATCACCGTCCGGCGAGGCGGTCCGGCCGGAACGGAGCTGACTTGCCCGGACCGCGACCCGTGGCCGCCCGTCGGGATCGGCGGCACCGGAGCGTTGGACGACCACGACGGCGGCGCCATCACAGAC
The sequence above is drawn from the Actinomycetota bacterium genome and encodes:
- a CDS encoding DUF1446 domain-containing protein; its protein translation is MSEGRVRIGCGSAYAEDRIEPAVDLVEQGELDYLALDCLAERTLVHAQLRRLEDPDKGYDIRLDRLVRELTAPAVERGITFIANMGAANPAAGARRTKELLAELGHPDTKVAAITGDDVLEYVLERDLRLSNGKRPSEMDYGLVSANAYIGIDPIIESLRRGANVIVGGRIADPSLFLAPAAFEFEWPLDDWDLLAGGQVAGHLLECGTHGSGGNFADPPYRMVPDLWNLGLPIADVYPDGTSTIWKLPGTGGAVDVENCKAQLVYEIHDPSTYLTPDLTVDMREVTLEQKSHDHVFVQGARGRARPDTLKVLVGVREGFTGEGEVSFAGPGALSRAQLAADTVTKRLAHDGVVTEELRIDYIGLNSVHGDATPADAPEPWEVRLRLAARCNTEEAAAAVAQEVEFVYFGSAAGGGVRKTVKPVLAMYSALVPREDVSVTVDILEG
- a CDS encoding glucose 1-dehydrogenase, yielding MNRLTDKVALVTGAGSGIGRAVAVLFGREGARVACADIDVAAAESTAEAVATEGGGDAIAVEVDVSSEAATQRMVGLTLQAYGRLDAVHANAGIPGPGSAADVEFERWNRVLAVNLTGAWLTARAVLPTMLDRGAGAILFTASVSGIVGTPDTAAYSAAKGGVVALTRQMAVDLGRHGVRVNAICPATVRTPLVERLYARGTASEDEITARLELAASRLALGRLGRPVDVAQVALFLLSDDASWITGGVFPVDGGLTATGWLGGA
- a CDS encoding NAD(P)-dependent oxidoreductase, coding for MSSGGGEAVLVTGGSGLIGRAVVSELRHRGHTAVVFDPVAPADAGAVHVEGDVRDLAAIRYAVASNRIRRVIHLAALIGVRTDADPHRAAAVNVMGTSNVLEACHVEDVARLVFASSITRQAGWGLPHTGGDHPAPRNLYGAHKLAAEFHIDLARRNRGLDATVVAIAGTLGVGRRGLAPDAAPHLHLLTCVARGEPAIVPAEPRWSLPLRHVREVAAMLVGAVLRPTGRPFYHAGGRYTSLADLADAARAVVPDADIRFTGGTRPSLPEVDATAADSDFDLTPRTLEQMVAVVIEELRTHGPDDEEEP
- a CDS encoding carboxymuconolactone decarboxylase family protein is translated as MSIDGDWTWSGDLPLRSSADTDGEVSRVLGKLESSDQDLTVLRLVANAPDAFRPFVLLANALIHRGHLPAAVRELVILWLGVEEGSAYEWATHHEAARAAGLSQEQLMALRAGTVDDADAPFDDEQRLALRLCRRLHAGERWGDEEWAAAATAWGREGALDLAFTVGWWGGMVPHVLRAFGLEPR
- a CDS encoding NifU family protein, with product MTEAQVRTAVDAIAMSVRADGGDLQLLGYDDERKVARVGYDLDSSCDVCVLTPDQLGQLLGTALERQAPEVTLELSQLET
- a CDS encoding SDR family oxidoreductase, whose protein sequence is MALVTGGSRGIGRGAAERLAENHATVVISYRQDEAAARDVVRLVQWHGAAGDAITVDLAEPAAGVALVEAVLERHGRIDSVVNNAGIAERHSLTELSEDVWHRTLAINLSAPFAILRRAALAMIEGDGGSIVNVGSPASLNGGVTGAHYAASKAGLIGMTVSSAKELAPHGVRVNLIEPAFVDTDLVRGFVADDPGLTLVPPLGRRGDPAEVGALIAFLCSPAASYVTGARIAVTGGA
- a CDS encoding acyl-CoA dehydrogenase family protein, which translates into the protein MQFALTETQEAFRATAAKVAVDVYAPLAIEWDAAATPLPDAERGRLAELGFLGICLPEEHGGSGQGLLDALLVIEELAKRNQIAAFTVFESNTGPARVIDLFGTDEQKARLLPPIAAGEVTMAVSISEPDAGSAATDLQTQARRDGDSWIVDGTKRWCSGAGHAEQYLVYVRLTDEPGSRGIGALVVDRDTPGLTFGPQEVLHGFHGIPSADMHFDGARVPLDNLVVGPGGFRDLFTAFSVERLGNATMSLAIGQACLDRTAAYVQQRMQFGKELIEFQTVQTELADMVLQVEATRLLIWRAAGRAGRGAPDRLEASIAKCFANEMAKRVSDSAMQLHGGYGYHPEYEVERMHRDAHGWAIGGGTPTIQRLRIASEFLGRPFSQRG